One genomic region from Augochlora pura isolate Apur16 chromosome 7, APUR_v2.2.1, whole genome shotgun sequence encodes:
- the Egh gene encoding beta-1,4-mannosyltransferase egh, protein MLNSILKHILHCFLLCIVIITFELVSGGVCWNSDRYVDLDPWVQYGFVGALTLYLLRTLTFLSFPQVLFNFIGLTIYNAFPDKVILNGSPLLAPFICIRVVTRGDYPQLVQENVMRNLNKCIETGVENFQIEVVTDKPIGLSHHQRIREVVVPPNYCTSSGALFKARALQYCLEKSVNELADNDWIVHLDEETIMTENSLRGILNFVLDGKHQFGQGLITYANEDVVNWITTLADSFRVADDMGKLRLQFTMFHKPFFSMKGSYVVTQMSAERQVSFNNGLDGSVAEDCFFAMKAFTQGYTFNFVDGEMWEKSPFTLWDFVQQRKRWLQGILLVVHSKAIPLNKKLLLGISCYSWVTMPLSTSNVILAGLCPITCPAIINFLCAFIGAVNIYMYIFGVVKSFSLHRFGLARFVLCICGALSTIPFNIIIENIAVIWGLFGKKHKFYVVKKQLKLRV, encoded by the exons ATGTTGAACAGTATACTGAAGCACATTTTACACTGTTTTCTACTATGCATTGTTATAATTACTTTCGAATTAGTTTCTGGTGGAGTTTGCTGGAACAGTGATAGATATGTAGACTTAGACCCGTGGGTTCAGTATGGATTCGTTGGTGCACTTACATTATATCTGCTGCGAACACTTACATTTCTTTCATTCCCtcaagttttatttaattttattggattgacaatttataacgCATTCCCAGATAAAGTTATCCTAAATGGTTCACCATTACTTGCACCATTCATTTGCATTAGAGTGGTAACACGAGGAGATTATCCTCAATTAGTGCAAGAAAATGTaatgagaaatttaaataaatgtatagaaaCTGGTGTAGAAAACTTTCAAATTGAGGTAGTAACTGATAAACCAATTGGGTTATCCCATCATCAAAGAATTAGAGAAGTGGTTGTTCCACCGAATTATTGCACAAGTAGTGGCGCTTTATTTAAAGCACGAGCTTTGCAATATTGTTTAGAAAAGTCAGTAAATGAATTAGCAGATAATGATTGGATTGTGCATCTTGATGAAGAAACCATTATGACTGAAAATTCTCTTCGTgggatattaaattttgtattggATGGAAAACATCAGTTTGGACAAGGATTAATTACATATGCAAATGAAGATGTTGTTAACTGGATTACTACATTAGCAGATAGCTTTAGAGTAGCAGACGATATGGGAAAATTGAGGCTACAATTCACAATGTTTCATAAACCATTCTTCAGTATGAAAGGCTCCTATGTTGTTACTCAG ATGAGTGCAGAAAGGCAAGTTTCTTTTAACAATGGATTGGATGGATCCGTTGCAGAGGACTGTTTTTTTGCAATGAAAGCATTTACACAAGGTTACACGTTTAATTTTGTGGATGGTGAAATGTGGGAAAAATCGCCGTTCACGTTATGGGACTTTGTGCAGCAAAGAAAACGGTGGCTACAAGGTATATTGCTTGTTGTACATTCCAAGGCtattccattaaataaaaaattactattaggCATATCCTGTTACTCATGGGTGACAATGCCTTTGTCTACTTCAAATGTCATATTAGCTGGACTCTGTCCTATTACTTGTCCAGCaatcataaattttctatgtgCCTTTATTGGTGCAGTGAATATTTACATGTACATTTTTGGTGTagttaaatcattttctttacatagATTCGGCCTTGCTCGATTTGTATTATGCATATGTGGGGCATTATCAACTATTCCTTTCAATataatcattgaaaatattgctgTTATATGGGGTTTATTTGGgaagaaacataaattttatgttGTTAAAAAGCAGTTAAAATTGAGAGTATAA
- the Eif2bepsilon gene encoding eukaryotic translation initiation factor 2B subunit epsilon: MDTKMGKKDIVQAVVLSEDFVTNLTPMHHIYPSILMPIINVPLLDYLMETLIKCGIQELFLYCSRHIDLIKAYINKRKWPRIVVSLIISEGCLTLGDALRDIDTKGTIRGNFILIRGDAFINADLMSALNNHRSKLRRDKGATITMLMRNFGSTNDSLLRKETFLLVSDKTSNKVLHYSKLRFDEKKVKLELNWFLDHSEIEINTCYMDSHVYMCSPAVLPLFSDNFDFQTMEDFIRGVLMNEEILNSRIYWQQLNPEEYSLPVISWNAYQILNRDILNRYSFPLTLNSIPFLKNFIHMPRSTYKHRSASLAKGCTLEKDSVLCQNSTLGNDTSVTRSVIGHNCLIGSNVKIKNSYVLSDTKIEDNCTIANSIIFPNCVIKNATQINKCILHPGIIIDERTEYNDSILELKDNEVIATKMSEIENGDFEFFNDYHTEESDNDYHAEDDYSTDDYSADDTNTNVDSENNSPIPDDTDMFLYEVIDSLLRGFQDKLKCENLILEINSSRYAYNITMNEVTYNVIKAILNLPFHYHSEKKETANKQEYQEYLKIMVSYFQPIILNYVKTEDAQDDCLRAIEDVANSTEELLPVLEILLLVFYNKDVLSEEKILKWYRSSGIKNNKIKTAIKRFIAWLEEPED, translated from the exons ATGGATACAAAAATGGGGAAAAAAGACATTGTACAAGCGGTGGTTCTTTCGGAAgattttgtaacaaatttgACACCTATGCATCATATATATCCAAGTATTTTAATGCCAATCATAAACGTACCACTTCTGGATTATTTAATGGAAACTTTGATCAAGTGTGGAATACAAGAATTGTTCCTTTATTGTAGCCGTcatattgatttaataaaagcttatataaataaacgaaagtgGCCAAGAATAGTAGTTTCTCTGATCATATCGGAGGGATGTTTAACTTTGGGTGATGCGCTCAGAGATATCGATACAAAAGGTACAATTCGTGGCAATTTCATACTAATAAGAGGAGATGCCTTTATTAATGCAGATCTTATGAGTGCCTTAAATAATCATCGCTCTAAACTTCGAAGAGATAAAGGTGCAACGATTACTATGTTGATGAGAAACTTTGGCTCGACGAATGATTCCCTATTAAGGAAAGAAACGTTTCTATTAGTATCTGATAAAACTAGTAACAAGGTCCTACATTATAGTAAGTTAAGATTTGATGAGAAGAAAGtgaaattagaattgaattgGTTCTTAGATCACAGTGAAATTGAGATTAATACTTGTTACATGGATAGTCATGTTTATATGTGCTCGCCTGCTGTACTTCCACTGTTCTCcgataattttgattttcaa ACAATGGAAGATTTCATTCGAGGAGTGTTGATGAATGAAGAAATCCTGAATTCCCGTATTTATTGGCAACAATTGAATCCTGAAGAGTATAGTCTACCAGTTATATCATGGAATGCATACCAGATTCTTAATCGTGATATTTTGAATAGGTATAGTTTTCCACTTACGCTGAATTCTATTCCAttcctaaaaaattttattcatatgcCACGAAGCACTTACAAGCACAGAAGTGCCTCCCTTGCTAAAGGTTGCACTTTAGAAAAAGATAGTGTGCTTTGTCAAAATAGTACACTAGGAAACGATACCTCTGTCACGAGGTCTGTTATTGGACACAACTGTTTAATAGGcagtaatgtaaaaataaaaaactccTATGTACTGTCAGatacaaaaattgaagataattGTACTATTGcaaacagtataatatttccaaactGTGTTATTAAAAACGCCactcaaataaataaatgtatattacatCCTGGAATAATTATTGACGAGCGAACAGAATATAATGATTCTATATTAGAATTGAAAGATAATGAAGTTATTGCTACAAAAATgtcagaaattgaaaatggtgactttgaattttttaatgattacCACACGGAAGAATCTGATAATGACTACCATGCAGAAGATGATTATTCTACAGATGATTATTCTGCAGATGATACAAATACTAATGTAGATTCTGAAAACAATTCGCCAATTCCAGATGATACAGACATGTTTCTCTATGAAGTTATCGATAGTTTGTTAAGAGGTTTTCAAGATAAACTCAAGTGTGAAAACTTAATTCTGGAAATAAACTCGTCAAGATACGCATACAATATTACCATGAATGAAGTAacatataatgttattaaagcTATACTAAATTTACCATTTCATTATCAttcagaaaagaaagaaactgcAAATAAACAAGAGTATCAAGAATACTTGAAAATTATGGTGTCGTATTTCCAGCCAATTATTTTGAACTATGTTAAAACAGAAGATGCTCAAGATGATTGTTTACGTGCAATAGAAGATGTTGCTAATTCAACCGAAGAATTATTACcagttttagaaattttattacttgtttTTTACAATAAAGACGTATTGTCGGAAGAAAAGATTTTAAAGTGGTATAGATCCAGtggaattaaaaacaataaaatcaaaactgCAATAAAACGGTTTATTGCCTGGTTAGAAGAACCTGAAGACTGA
- the LOC144472061 gene encoding LOW QUALITY PROTEIN: rabphilin-3A (The sequence of the model RefSeq protein was modified relative to this genomic sequence to represent the inferred CDS: substituted 2 bases at 2 genomic stop codons), whose amino-acid sequence MDITVKDPGRGNRWVCPNDRHLALRAKLRIGWSVKTGALDSKWGNYSNSYTAGTNRCAQSFVLSEEEQQAIIEVIQRAEALDLSEQERIGRLVERLENMKRNVCIVTGTRMNERRNCSSRCSNSAHCVCSCALCGEKFGAVLGATPNLCKDCRKYICQKCGIETTELNSAFPSTASTKSVLDRTTMQRIVRRSNNSQRQYLCRICAETREMWKKSGAWFLKGMPKYILPEKKERGWSRIGHKQMSWTVGGNKSLELPEPHDSSSDEEITRLSPFSNSAQSTSSVSKTSPGQRSNDLSPLNNREECLDQLDRSTLSITSQCSRVSPTSSVTSSRLRTNGKAIYDSQFEQRVSFEDEIVNEKVKKSDNPNDMNNDTRRIELNSYNQLKNSQVQSLRLNSSMVQMKLGTAIIPTEQILEQFQIKKKHMDQHASQFYLEKENPRSNNQIDWSHLQMLEHGVEENYGTLKISLQYDPAVRRLQCKVEQARGLLPMDIHGLADPFSKLNILPINLVANTXHLRTKTVHKTRNPEXSEKLNFYGTMETNIWNGKTLHILILQDDPASQGFLGEAMFPLHELQPHQTKHYNVPFQDYYPVNNEEAAWSVFSNGWGKIEVALSYCTRRRALIVTVQQAANLLPMDSNGFSDPFVKLCLIENVTNNHKQRVFDYSIARIIGRKLMPKKIIGRNSQNTTIKWKILNSEWNEEFIFTMRLIDLTKLALYITVWDKDFSKNNDYLGGLELSFNSKGARLKHWIDTIKFPDHEHQTWHNLTDTVFPTE is encoded by the exons ATGGACATCACAGTAAAAGATCCAGGTAGAGGAAACAGATGGGTTTGTCCAAATGATCGTCACTTAGCATTAAGAGCAAA ATTGCGTATAGGGTGGTCTGTAAAGACTGGTGCTCTAGATTCAAAATGGGgtaattattctaattcttACACTGCGGGTACAAATCGTTGTGCACAATCATTTGTATTATCTGAAGAAGAGCAACAAGCAATCATAGAG gTGATACAAAGAGCCGAAGCCCTAGATTTATCGGAACAAGAACGTATTGGTAGATTAGTAGAGAGACTAGAAAACATGAAACGTAATGTTTGTATTGTCACTGGAACAAGAATGAATGAGAGAAGAAACTGTAGTAGTCGTTGTTCTAATAGTGCTCATTGCGTATGTTCCTGTGCTCTATGCGGTGAAAAATTTGGGGCTGTATTGGGTGCAACGCCAAATCTTTGCAAAGACTGTCGTAAATATATATGCCAAAAATGTGGCATAGAAACCACTGAACTTAATTCTGCATTTCCAAGTACAGCTTCAACAAAAAGTGTACTAGATAGAACAACTATGCAACGAATTGTCAGACGTTCAAATAACAGTCAAAGACAATATCTGTGTCGTATATGCGCGGAGACCAGGGAAATGTGGAAAAAAAGCGGCGCTTGGTTTCTTAAAGGCATGCCAAAGTACATTCTGCCCGAGAAAAAG GAGCGTGGATGGTCACGAATTGGTCACAAACAGATGTCTTGGACTGTTGGAGGAAACAAATCTCTGGAATTACCAGAACCTCATGATTCCTCGTCGGATGAAGAAATAACGCGACTTTCGCCGTTCTCGAATTCTGCTCAATCGACTAGCAGTGTATCTAAAACATCGCCGGGACAGCGATCCAACGATTTATCACCGCTGAACAATCGTGAAGAATGCTTAGATCAATTAGATAGGTCTACTCTTTCAATTACATCCCAATGTAGTCGTGTTTCGCCAACATCTTCAGTTACGAGTTCACGATTGCGAACAAATGGTAAAGCTATATATGATTCCCAATTTGAACAACGTGTGTCTTTCGAAGATGAAATCGTCAatgaaaaagtgaaaaaatcTGACAATCCCAACGATATGAATAACGATACTCGCAGAATAGAGCTTAATTCGtacaatcaattaaaaaactcTCAGGTACAATCTCTCAG ATTGAATTCGTCAATGGTTCAAATGAAACTGGGAACGGCAATCATTCCAACGGAACAAATACTAGAacagtttcaaataaaaaagaaacacatGGACCAGCACGCAAGTCAATTTTACTTAGAAAAAGAGAACCCGCGCAGCAACAATCAAATCGACTGGTCACACCTACAAATGCTGGAACACG GAGTGGAGGAAAATTATGGAACTCTAAAAATCTCCTTGCAATACGACCCAGCGGTTCGACGCCTCCAGTGCAAGGTGGAACAAGCACGAGGCTTGCTACCAATGGATATTCATGGTCTCGCCGACCCGTTCAGCAAACTGAACATATTACCAATAAATCTAGTAGCGAATACGTAACATCTCCGAACAAAGACAGTTCACAAAACACGGAATCCGGAATAGTCCGAGAAACTAAACTTTTATGGAACGATGGAAACAAAC atatgGAATGGCAAAACACTTCACATCCTGATACTTCAGGACGATCCAGCAAGTCAAGGCTTTCTAGGAGAAGCGATGTTTCCCCTGCACGAGTTACAACCCCATCAAACCAAGCATTATAATGTCCCATTCCAAGATTATTATCca GTGAACAATGAAGAAGCTGCATGGAGTGTATTTTCCAATGGATGGGGAAAGATTGAAGTGGCTCTAAGTTACTGTACAAGACGTAGAGCATTAATAGTTACGGTTCAACAAGCTGCAAACCTACTTCCAATGGATAGTAACGGATTTTCTGACCCATTTGTCAAGTTGTGCCTTATAGAAAATGTGACAAACAATCATAAACAACGTGTCTTCGATTATTCAATTGCACGTATCATAGGCAGAAAGCTCATGCCAAAGAAAATCATAGGTCGCAATTCTCAGAACACAACAATCAAgtggaaaattttaaattctgaatggaatgaagaatttatttttactatgcGGTTGATAGATCTTACAAAACTTGCATTATACATTACAGTGTGGGACAAGGACTTTAGCAAGAATAACGACTACCTTG gtGGACTTGAATTAAGTTTTAACAGCAAAGGAGCTCGACTAAAACATTGGAtagatacaattaaatttccaGATCATGAGCACCAAACTTGGCACAACTTAACAGATACTGTTTTTCCcacagaataa